The genomic segment AAATCTACTTCTCCTAGCTTTTCAATATTGTTGAAAATATCAATGTATTCTGGTCTAATATGATTAACTATTCTTGAAATATATGATTTATTATATGAAAAAATCAACACATTTATATTTTTCTTTACTTCAGTAATTTCAGTAGTACTCCATGGACTTATACTAATTAAACTATTTTCCTTAATAGTATATTCAACTTCATTTAGTTTTATTTTTCCAATACCTGAAACAACAAAAGCAAATCTATGTGTTGTATGTATAGTCTTATCACCTATCTCGTCTATTAACTTAGTCACTATGCTTACAGCCCTTTTTGACTGATTGAAAGTGTTGTCACTAAAATATCCCATTTTTCACCCACAACTTTCCTTATAATAACTGCACATTTACCTATATTATACCCTTAGTTTACTACATTTTCAACGTTAAGTATATACAAAATGAGAAAAATTTAAAAAAAAGTAGTAATTTTGTAAAAAAAATGCTAATATATATGAAAAATAAATAAGGGAGATACTTATGGATAGTTTAAAAGAAAAAATATTAAAAGAAGGAACTTTAAAACCAAATAACATTTTAAAAGTAGATTCATTTTTAAATCATCAAATTGATGTAGCTTTCATGAATGAAATAGGAAAAGAATTTAAAAGAATATTCTCAAATGTTAAAGTAGATAAAATAGTTACTATAGAAGCTTCAGGTATTGCAATTGCATGTATAGCTTCACAATATTTTGATCATGTCCCTGTAATTTTTGCAAAGAAAACAGAATCTAAAAATTTAAGTGATGATGTATATAAATCAAAAGTATATTCATATACTAAAGGTAGAGAA from the Streptobacillus canis genome contains:
- a CDS encoding xanthine phosphoribosyltransferase translates to MDSLKEKILKEGTLKPNNILKVDSFLNHQIDVAFMNEIGKEFKRIFSNVKVDKIVTIEASGIAIACIASQYFDHVPVIFAKKTESKNLSDDVYKSKVYSYTKGREYDIMLSKSYVKENENILVIDDFLANGAAALGLIDLLRQANANIVGIGIVIEKSFQVGAERIEKEGIRLESLARIKSLDGCIEFK